The proteins below come from a single Oncorhynchus gorbuscha isolate QuinsamMale2020 ecotype Even-year linkage group LG12, OgorEven_v1.0, whole genome shotgun sequence genomic window:
- the LOC123990960 gene encoding left-right determination factor 2-like isoform X1 codes for MTRLRRFTMDLLRVCVLCAAAFVTVSKAFTHNDMKDALLQKLGLDDVPKIHKRDLENLVIPTLVKNKYLSMLKLHHDRRRRSLPSLAGILRGIRGNADISGVFVYSDTTRQRMVFDMDTRIPHNSEVTMAELKLYNKAPNKRSMPERRNHRPVNNARVSIYWVDMLENGSNRTSLVDSRLIPIHETGWKSFDVTQALHYWSKTQQKTPMHLEVWIEGERPGSYAAEIAKSVHFTTQDQADNTLGKPELVLYTLNLEEFGSRGDCENNPDKDTCCRDKYFINFRALTWTQYWIIEPAGYQAYRCAGGCKQPKRNYGYGERKCSIAESTPLPIMYLVKKGDYTEIEVAEFPNMIVESCACTMDNISIV; via the exons AAGATTTACGATGGATTTGCTCCGTGTTTGCGTCTTGTGCGCTGCTGCTTTCGTCACCGTCTCCAAGGCTTTTACGCACAACGACATGAAGGATGCCCTGCTTCAAAAACTTGGGCTGGATGATGTTCCGAAAATTCACAAAAGGGACTTGGAGAATCTTGTCATCCCGACGCTCGTTAAAAATAAATATCTGTCAATGCTGAAGCTGCATCACGACAGGCGGCGCAGGTCTCTGCCGAGCTTGGCGGGGATCCTGAGGGGAATTCGAGGAAATGCAG ACATCTCTGGGGTGTTTGTGTACTCGGACACCACTCGGCAACGGATGGTATTCGATATGGATACCCGCATCCCCCATAACAGTGAGGTGACCATGGCCGAACTGAAACTGTACAATAAAGCCCCTAACAAGCGCTCCATGCCCGAGAGGAGGAACCACCGGCCAGTCAACAACGCCAGAGTCTCCATCTACTGGGTAGATATGCTGGAGAACGGCTCTAACAGAACCTCCCTGGTGGACTCACG GTTGATCCCCATCCATGAGACCGGTTGGAAAAGCTTTGATGTCACTCAGGCTTTGCACTATTGGTCAAAGACGCAGCAAAAAACACCTATGCACCTGGAGGTGTGGATCGAGGGCGAGAGACCTGGCAGCTACGCGGCAGAAATTGCTAAGAGTGTCCACTTTACCACCCAGGACCAGGCGGACAACACCTTGGGAAAACCTGAGCTGGTCCTCTACACGCTCAACCTCGAAGAGTTTGG GTCTCGGGGCGACTGTGAAAACAACCCAGATAAGGACACGTGCTGTAGAGATAAATACTTCATCAATTTCCGCGCGCTCACGTGGACCCAGTACTGGATCATCGAGCCAGCGGGATACCAGGCCTACAGATGCGCCGGGGGATGCAAGCAGCCCAAGCGCAACTATGGCTACGGGGAGAGGAAGTGTAGCATCGCAGAGAGCACTCCGCTGCCCATTATGTACCTGGTCAAGAAGGGCGACTACACCGAGATAGAAGTGGCTGAGTTCCCCAACATGATCGTGGAGTCATGTGCCTGCACCATGGACAACATCTCCATAGTTTGA
- the LOC123990960 gene encoding left-right determination factor 2-like isoform X2, translating to MDLLRVCVLCAAAFVTVSKAFTHNDMKDALLQKLGLDDVPKIHKRDLENLVIPTLVKNKYLSMLKLHHDRRRRSLPSLAGILRGIRGNADISGVFVYSDTTRQRMVFDMDTRIPHNSEVTMAELKLYNKAPNKRSMPERRNHRPVNNARVSIYWVDMLENGSNRTSLVDSRLIPIHETGWKSFDVTQALHYWSKTQQKTPMHLEVWIEGERPGSYAAEIAKSVHFTTQDQADNTLGKPELVLYTLNLEEFGSRGDCENNPDKDTCCRDKYFINFRALTWTQYWIIEPAGYQAYRCAGGCKQPKRNYGYGERKCSIAESTPLPIMYLVKKGDYTEIEVAEFPNMIVESCACTMDNISIV from the exons ATGGATTTGCTCCGTGTTTGCGTCTTGTGCGCTGCTGCTTTCGTCACCGTCTCCAAGGCTTTTACGCACAACGACATGAAGGATGCCCTGCTTCAAAAACTTGGGCTGGATGATGTTCCGAAAATTCACAAAAGGGACTTGGAGAATCTTGTCATCCCGACGCTCGTTAAAAATAAATATCTGTCAATGCTGAAGCTGCATCACGACAGGCGGCGCAGGTCTCTGCCGAGCTTGGCGGGGATCCTGAGGGGAATTCGAGGAAATGCAG ACATCTCTGGGGTGTTTGTGTACTCGGACACCACTCGGCAACGGATGGTATTCGATATGGATACCCGCATCCCCCATAACAGTGAGGTGACCATGGCCGAACTGAAACTGTACAATAAAGCCCCTAACAAGCGCTCCATGCCCGAGAGGAGGAACCACCGGCCAGTCAACAACGCCAGAGTCTCCATCTACTGGGTAGATATGCTGGAGAACGGCTCTAACAGAACCTCCCTGGTGGACTCACG GTTGATCCCCATCCATGAGACCGGTTGGAAAAGCTTTGATGTCACTCAGGCTTTGCACTATTGGTCAAAGACGCAGCAAAAAACACCTATGCACCTGGAGGTGTGGATCGAGGGCGAGAGACCTGGCAGCTACGCGGCAGAAATTGCTAAGAGTGTCCACTTTACCACCCAGGACCAGGCGGACAACACCTTGGGAAAACCTGAGCTGGTCCTCTACACGCTCAACCTCGAAGAGTTTGG GTCTCGGGGCGACTGTGAAAACAACCCAGATAAGGACACGTGCTGTAGAGATAAATACTTCATCAATTTCCGCGCGCTCACGTGGACCCAGTACTGGATCATCGAGCCAGCGGGATACCAGGCCTACAGATGCGCCGGGGGATGCAAGCAGCCCAAGCGCAACTATGGCTACGGGGAGAGGAAGTGTAGCATCGCAGAGAGCACTCCGCTGCCCATTATGTACCTGGTCAAGAAGGGCGACTACACCGAGATAGAAGTGGCTGAGTTCCCCAACATGATCGTGGAGTCATGTGCCTGCACCATGGACAACATCTCCATAGTTTGA